CCGGAACGTTCGACGTATTCCCGCTTGAAAAGGGTGGCGATGACGGCCGCACGGGTCGCCGGAGTTCCGATGCCCAGCTCCTTCATCGCCTCGCGCGCCTCCTCGTCTGCCAGCTCCTTGCCGCAACTCTCCATGGCCGCGAGCAGGGTGGCCTCCGTGTATAGCGGCTTGGGCATGGTCTTTTTCTTTGCAAGACTGCGCCCCGACACGGGGACGGTTTCCGATTCGTCGAATCGGGCCGTGCCTTTGTTTTCCGTCTCTTCGTCGTTCTCCTTGTCTTCCGAACGGTTGAATACGGCTCTCCAGCCCGGTTTGACCACGGAAACGGAGTGGGAACGGAACGTCAGCCCGTCCACCGCAGCCTCGATGACCAGTGTCTCTTTTTCGCATACGGGCGAGAATGCTTCGAGCATACGCCCGGCAATCATCCGGTAAACGGCCTGCTCCTGCTCAGTAAGCGTTTCCATGACCGGCTGTACACCGGTGACGATCAGCGCGTGGTGGTCGGTCACTTTCCCCGCGTTGACGCTACGGGTGGAAAGATTGTCCCAATCCAATGTGCCGCCGTATTCCCGGAACTCTTTCATGCCGATGACCCCGCGGAGCAAATCGGGAACCTGCCGCATCACGTCGTCCGGGATGTAGCGGCTTCCGGTACGGGGATACGAGATGAGTTTCTTCTCGTAGAGGGACTGGGCGACAGCAAGCGTCTTTTCCGCCGAAAGGTCGAGATGCACGTTGCAGTCCTTTTGGAGTGCCGTCAGGTCATACAGCAATGGAGGAGCCTGGAAACCCCGTTTGCGCTCCGTTTTCGTAATCGCCGCCATCGAATCGATGGTGATCCGGTCGTAGAGCCTGTCGGCCTCCGTTTTCTCCGGGATATTCTCCACATGGCGGAACTGCCTGAAATCGTCCCCTTTTTTGAGGGTCACGGAGAGTTGCCAGTAATCGGTCGGCACGAACTCCCGGTTTTCCTTGAAACGGGCGCAAATCATGGCGAGTGTCGGGGTCTGCACCCGTCCGAGCGACTGGTTGAACGTGCCGGAGGCTATCGCAAGGGCCTGGCTCGCGTTGATGCCCACCAGCCAGTCCGCCTTTGCCCGGCAGTCGGCGGCATGGTAGAGGCTGTCGTATTCCGTTCCCTCTTTCAGTTCGGAGAGCCCTTTGCGGATGGCTTCGTCCGTGAGCGAGGAGATCCAGAGCCTGCGGAAAGGTTTCGTGTACCCCAGGTAGGAATAGATGTACCTGAATATAAGTTCGCCTTCGCGACCCGCATCCGTCGCCACAATAATGGCGCTGCACCTGCTGAACACGGAATCGATGGTGCGGAGCTGTTTGGCGGCCACCGGGTCGGTAGCCATACCGCGGTCGGTCTTGCGCTGCCGGATGACGAGCTGGAACGGGTCGGGCAAGAGGGGCAGGTTGTCGCCCGATGTACGCGTGTAACCGTATGTGCCCGGAAGGGCGAGCTGTACCAGATGTCCCAGCGCCCATGTGACCGAGTAGCCGTTACCTTCCATATACCCGTCTTTCGCTTCCGTCGCGCCCGCGATTCGTGCTATCTCCCGGCCTACACTCGGTTTTTCTGCTATAATTGCTATCATAAGTGAAAAAGATTAAGCCGTTCCCCGAAACGCTTAAGCTCAGGGAAACGGCAGGTTGAATACTATTGTCCGATGGGTCTGATACCGTTGATTTCCAGTAACGGGGTGTCGTTCTTCCGCACCAGCTGAAGGGTGGCGTCCATAACGACATCCACACCGAGCAATACCAGGCTGAGGGCTATCACGTTCGTTCTCTCGCCTCTGAGGAGGGTGTCAAGTTCCCCCGCCATTTCCAGTTCGTCCTTCAGGATGCCGATGGCGGCGAGCTCTTCCCAGTTCACGTCTTCCGCCTTGAAAGGCGTGTTGTTCTTGTTTTCTTTCATCTTCGTGAAAATTTTAATCGGTTTATACTGCTTTATCCGGCCTTATTGGCTTACGCTTCGTCTGGAAGAGCGTTTGTTGCCCTGGCTCTCTGCCTGTTTGTTCTTGTTGGCCTCGGCTACCACGTTGCGTTGCGTCGCGCTGCGGTCACGGTCGGGATTTCCGTTGTAGTAGTTCAGCTTACCGCTGTTGAAGTCGGCCTTGACATACTGCGAAAACTTCTTGCCGTCGTACCCCGTCATGCCCTCCACGAGCACGGCCTTGCCGTCCTGGAGCTGTCCCCGCTGTTTGGCCGTCAGGACAACGCCCCATATTTCTGCCGGAATCTTGAACTCCTCACGCTGGTCAAAACCGTCGGGAGTCTTGGAATACTGCGGGTTGCCCGTTTCCATGTTGAGCCTGACGAACGAGGAAAAGACCTCACCTCTGCGGCTGATCATATCCTTAATGAAGATAGCCTTGCCTTCGCTCAGTTCCTTTTTATCCTCCGGTGTCAGCTTGACCCCGTTGAGTTCCTTCGGGATATAGATTTCCCTTGCTCCCTCCGGGGAGTCGGGGTTATATCTCGTGTACGCGGGACGGCCGCTGGCCTCGTCGAGCTTGACGAAAGCGGAAAAAACCTCGCCGTCCCTGCGCTTCATGTCCTCCACGAAAATCGCCTTGCCGGCGTTCAGCGCCTCGACCTGTTTTGGGGAAAGTGCCACGCCGCCGAGTTCCTGACGGTTGAAAATCCTGTCGTTCGGGAAGATGTATTCGAGTCCCTTGCGGTCGGCGTTGAACTGGAGGTAGGCATCGAACGAATTACCGGCTTTCGATGTCATGCCCTCCACGTAGATGGCCTTGCCTTCACGAAGCTCGGCCTTTTCCTGGTCGGTCAGCGTCACGCCGCTGATTTTCTCGGGGATATAGGCATTTTCCGCCTTCATGGCCACGATCTCGTTGGTCAGCCTGTCGATGCTGAGGAACGAGGGCACCTCCTCATTACGTACCCTGAGGTTCACCACACGTCCCATGTTGCCGCTTTCACGCAGGTTTTTCTTGTCCTCTTCGGAGAAGATATGCCCGAAGAACGGCCTTTCGAGGTCGGGCTGCTGGCGTATGCCGTGTATGCCCAGCACCACGGGGCCTTGCGGGGATTGCTGGAAAGAGAGACGGGCATCCGTGCGGAGTACGGCGGAGCCGAAGTTCATG
The window above is part of the Butyricimonas paravirosa genome. Proteins encoded here:
- a CDS encoding type IA DNA topoisomerase, with protein sequence MIAIIAEKPSVGREIARIAGATEAKDGYMEGNGYSVTWALGHLVQLALPGTYGYTRTSGDNLPLLPDPFQLVIRQRKTDRGMATDPVAAKQLRTIDSVFSRCSAIIVATDAGREGELIFRYIYSYLGYTKPFRRLWISSLTDEAIRKGLSELKEGTEYDSLYHAADCRAKADWLVGINASQALAIASGTFNQSLGRVQTPTLAMICARFKENREFVPTDYWQLSVTLKKGDDFRQFRHVENIPEKTEADRLYDRITIDSMAAITKTERKRGFQAPPLLYDLTALQKDCNVHLDLSAEKTLAVAQSLYEKKLISYPRTGSRYIPDDVMRQVPDLLRGVIGMKEFREYGGTLDWDNLSTRSVNAGKVTDHHALIVTGVQPVMETLTEQEQAVYRMIAGRMLEAFSPVCEKETLVIEAAVDGLTFRSHSVSVVKPGWRAVFNRSEDKENDEETENKGTARFDESETVPVSGRSLAKKKTMPKPLYTEATLLAAMESCGKELADEEAREAMKELGIGTPATRAAVIATLFKREYVERSGKALVPTDKGMAVYEAVRKMRVADVELTGSWEKTLMQIERHKLSPETFMRSISVYARQVTEEVLSIRFPETASGGIVCPKCGKGKIILRQKLAKCNNEGCGLLVFRRFLNKELTDQHLAQLFSSGTTKLIKGFKGKKGTAFDAALAFDKEYNVTLSFPKPQARNAPKQSGRKNTGRKSTGH
- a CDS encoding DUF4099 domain-containing protein; this encodes MKENKNNTPFKAEDVNWEELAAIGILKDELEMAGELDTLLRGERTNVIALSLVLLGVDVVMDATLQLVRKNDTPLLEINGIRPIGQ
- a CDS encoding DUF3945 domain-containing protein, with protein sequence MAAENIRGDTPKQSPPVVENEQFSDIILILDKMELLLQAVTKLDKNGRYESVPAKEENRNSFLKLDRYANMFESFVKNLWSQLKDPTRFGILSVKEQALDDPKVRQAIEDLAAGKKTDAVEEFLAKYDITPKGKEQSINNQNDKEMAKQEQTTQAQTAQDGQPKYRFNESMIDWEQLKHFGLSREYLQERGLLDSMLKGYKTNQVVPITMNFGSAVLRTDARLSFQQSPQGPVVLGIHGIRQQPDLERPFFGHIFSEEDKKNLRESGNMGRVVNLRVRNEEVPSFLSIDRLTNEIVAMKAENAYIPEKISGVTLTDQEKAELREGKAIYVEGMTSKAGNSFDAYLQFNADRKGLEYIFPNDRIFNRQELGGVALSPKQVEALNAGKAIFVEDMKRRDGEVFSAFVKLDEASGRPAYTRYNPDSPEGAREIYIPKELNGVKLTPEDKKELSEGKAIFIKDMISRRGEVFSSFVRLNMETGNPQYSKTPDGFDQREEFKIPAEIWGVVLTAKQRGQLQDGKAVLVEGMTGYDGKKFSQYVKADFNSGKLNYYNGNPDRDRSATQRNVVAEANKNKQAESQGNKRSSRRSVSQ